The Dehalococcoidia bacterium genome has a window encoding:
- a CDS encoding zinc ribbon domain-containing protein — MPIYVYQCSRCEVRTEVFERRLNSGRTVQCEACGSAELERVFTPFAIYRSEQTKLEQLDPKYYRKVDEAIRNTPEADPMRHLQRMTPFDRAADPGDPINF; from the coding sequence ATGCCGATCTACGTCTACCAGTGCAGCCGCTGCGAGGTGCGCACCGAGGTCTTCGAGCGGCGGCTGAACAGCGGCCGCACGGTGCAATGCGAGGCCTGCGGCTCGGCCGAGCTGGAGCGCGTGTTCACGCCTTTCGCCATCTACCGCTCGGAGCAGACGAAGCTCGAACAGCTCGACCCGAAGTATTACCGCAAAGTGGACGAGGCGATCCGCAACACACCGGAAGCCGACCCGATGCGCCACCTGCAGCGCATGACGCCCTTCGACCGCGCCGCCGACCCCGGCGATCCGATCAACTTCTGA
- a CDS encoding TIGR03619 family F420-dependent LLM class oxidoreductase — MPQPLKLGLFSINMYACSVPEVAAQVARAAEAAGFESVWGGEHVVLPDPQAPPSPMAPQDRALDPLVALTYIAAHTSRVRLGTGIIILPQRNPLVLAKEMASLDVLSGGRLICGVGAGYLEPEFRALNAPFEHRGPRTVDYIEAMRAIWTQPAPAFQGRYFSFAGVQSHPHPLQQPHPPIVIGGHSPMAFRRAVEHCNGWYGYALDLAATERCLDGLKRAAARYTRPAELGELEITVTPRGRIDAETARQYAALGVQRLVLLPPRGADAEAIARFAAHTGEQLAGVV, encoded by the coding sequence GTGCCACAGCCGCTGAAACTTGGCCTGTTCTCGATCAACATGTACGCCTGCAGCGTGCCGGAAGTGGCCGCGCAGGTGGCCCGCGCTGCGGAAGCGGCCGGCTTCGAGTCCGTGTGGGGCGGCGAGCACGTGGTGCTGCCCGATCCGCAGGCGCCGCCCTCGCCGATGGCGCCACAGGACCGCGCCCTCGACCCGCTCGTGGCGCTCACGTACATCGCGGCGCACACCAGCCGCGTGCGGCTGGGCACAGGCATCATCATCCTGCCGCAGCGCAATCCGCTGGTGCTGGCGAAGGAGATGGCGAGCCTGGACGTGCTCTCCGGCGGCCGGCTGATCTGCGGCGTGGGCGCCGGCTATTTGGAGCCGGAGTTCCGGGCGCTGAACGCGCCGTTCGAGCACCGCGGTCCGCGCACCGTTGACTACATCGAGGCGATGCGCGCGATCTGGACGCAGCCGGCGCCGGCGTTTCAGGGCCGCTACTTCAGCTTCGCCGGCGTGCAGTCGCACCCGCACCCGCTGCAGCAGCCGCACCCACCGATCGTGATCGGCGGCCACTCGCCCATGGCTTTCCGTCGCGCCGTCGAGCACTGCAACGGCTGGTACGGCTACGCGCTCGACCTGGCCGCCACGGAGCGCTGTCTCGACGGCCTGAAGCGGGCCGCGGCGCGCTATACGCGTCCCGCCGAGCTGGGCGAGCTGGAGATCACGGTGACGCCGCGCGGCCGCATCGACGCGGAGACGGCGCGGCAGTACGCCGCTCTCGGCGTGCAGCGGCTGGTGTTGCTGCCACCCCGCGGCGCCGACGCGGAAGCGATCGCCCGTTTCGCCGCGCACACCGGCGAGCAGCTCGCGGGCGTGGTATGA
- a CDS encoding M20/M25/M40 family metallo-hydrolase — protein sequence MASTPAALSLDWDALERETVELLCEYIRIDTSNPPGNEALAARWLADLLRREGIESTTYEHAPNRASLIARLPGSDGSGDAEAVMLLNHTDVVPVEAGYWSEPPFAGLVKDGCVWGRGAQDMKGLGILELMVFLLFKRLGLPHRRDLVFFAVADEEAGSAYGIEWFAQQRPELLRARVVINEGAGGMSSFMGSDRPIFAFAAAEKSPLWLRLRTEGPPGHGSMPHANNALDRLVKALFRVTQWQRPRRIVPEVAPFFAALAAAGVLEPVETVAAAERVAQENPLVNALTLDTISLTGCTAGIKTNVIPAVCEATLDCRLLPGKPAEQFIEELRAQIDDPQVRIERIFAAEGPSSAIEGELVAAIRAVVREHMEEALVIPTVCVGFTDSRTFRRLGVPAYGFSPTLATEDERRTVHGHNERIQVESLRLGLQILLGVVRRMVE from the coding sequence ATGGCCAGCACGCCGGCGGCCTTGTCGCTCGACTGGGACGCGCTCGAGCGCGAAACGGTCGAGCTGCTCTGCGAGTACATCCGCATCGACACCAGCAATCCGCCGGGAAACGAGGCGCTCGCCGCCCGCTGGCTCGCCGATCTGCTGCGCCGCGAGGGCATTGAGAGCACCACGTACGAGCACGCGCCGAACCGCGCCAGCCTGATCGCCCGCCTGCCCGGCTCCGACGGCAGCGGCGACGCCGAAGCGGTGATGCTGCTCAACCACACGGACGTGGTGCCCGTGGAGGCCGGCTACTGGAGCGAGCCGCCCTTCGCCGGCCTGGTCAAGGACGGCTGCGTCTGGGGACGCGGCGCCCAGGACATGAAGGGCCTCGGCATTCTCGAGCTGATGGTCTTCCTGCTGTTCAAGCGGCTGGGTCTGCCGCACCGCCGCGACCTCGTCTTCTTCGCCGTGGCTGACGAAGAGGCCGGCAGCGCCTACGGCATCGAGTGGTTCGCGCAGCAGCGGCCGGAGCTGCTGCGCGCCCGCGTCGTGATCAACGAGGGCGCGGGCGGCATGAGCAGCTTCATGGGCAGCGATCGGCCGATCTTCGCCTTCGCGGCCGCGGAGAAGTCGCCCCTCTGGCTGCGGCTGCGCACCGAAGGTCCACCCGGGCACGGCTCCATGCCGCACGCCAACAATGCGCTCGACCGGCTGGTGAAGGCGCTGTTCAGGGTCACGCAGTGGCAGCGGCCGCGCCGCATCGTGCCCGAGGTCGCACCCTTCTTCGCCGCGCTGGCCGCGGCCGGCGTGCTGGAGCCGGTCGAGACGGTGGCGGCGGCCGAGCGCGTGGCGCAGGAAAACCCGCTGGTCAACGCGCTTACGCTCGACACGATCAGCCTGACCGGCTGCACGGCCGGCATCAAGACCAACGTCATTCCCGCCGTCTGCGAGGCGACGCTCGACTGCCGCCTGCTCCCCGGCAAGCCGGCGGAGCAGTTCATCGAGGAGCTGCGGGCGCAGATCGACGACCCGCAGGTGCGGATCGAGCGCATCTTTGCCGCGGAAGGGCCATCCTCGGCGATCGAGGGCGAGCTGGTGGCGGCGATTCGCGCCGTGGTACGCGAGCACATGGAGGAGGCGCTGGTGATCCCGACGGTCTGCGTCGGCTTCACCGACTCGCGCACCTTCCGCCGCCTGGGCGTGCCGGCCTACGGCTTCTCGCCCACGCTGGCGACGGAGGACGAGCGCCGCACGGTGCACGGCCACAACGAGCGCATCCAGGTCGAAAGCCTGCGCCTCGGCCTGCAGATCCTGCTCGGCGTGGTGCGCCGCATGGTGGAGTGA
- a CDS encoding CAP domain-containing protein, with protein MAAPHNDPICHRRPRDANGACLLRCLRTATRSVTFAASLAFVAGLLTGSLQLTQTRPIRARAEGLEPPAGAAHSVNCSVDPTRLALDAEEQYILDATNAYRAQYGLQPLQLSWTLQRIALWKAADTAMHAYMQHDDGFRSWEQRFSDCGYDYLSLGASIGENLAAGYADGSATLSQWQNSPQHNANLLNPAFSVVGIKRVQGAGPGDPYSWYWAMELGSIDGGDTDVWDIALP; from the coding sequence GTGGCCGCACCGCACAACGATCCGATCTGCCATCGCCGGCCCCGCGATGCGAATGGAGCGTGTCTTCTGCGTTGTCTCAGGACCGCCACCCGGAGCGTCACCTTCGCCGCCTCGCTCGCCTTCGTCGCGGGCCTGCTCACCGGGAGCCTCCAGCTAACGCAAACCAGGCCGATCCGTGCCCGCGCCGAGGGGCTGGAACCGCCCGCCGGCGCCGCCCACTCCGTCAACTGCAGTGTCGATCCCACCCGCCTCGCCCTCGACGCTGAGGAGCAGTACATCCTCGACGCCACCAACGCCTACCGCGCCCAGTACGGCCTGCAACCCCTGCAACTCTCCTGGACCCTGCAGCGCATCGCCCTCTGGAAGGCCGCGGACACCGCCATGCACGCCTACATGCAGCACGACGACGGCTTCCGCTCCTGGGAACAGCGCTTCTCCGACTGCGGCTACGACTACCTCTCGCTGGGCGCCAGCATCGGCGAGAACCTGGCGGCGGGCTATGCGGACGGCAGCGCCACGCTGAGCCAGTGGCAGAACTCACCGCAGCACAACGCCAACCTGCTCAACCCTGCCTTCAGCGTGGTGGGCATCAAGCGCGTGCAGGGCGCCGGCCCGGGCGATCCGTATAGCTGGTACTGGGCGATGGAGCTGGGCAGCATCGACGGCGGCGACACCGACGTTTGGGATATCGCCCTACCCTGA
- a CDS encoding alkaline phosphatase family protein, producing MASAAHVSARSAAAPVGPEQPGGQGLDPNQFASGDRAIIAALTDPAIADQVEFVITYRAPAYEVWSKRGMVHFCRFYAAGGGYRYDVIEQIGENPIARQEHDALITLEEEFAAAERSGSPAGDGAQAFIAGTELSYPFAYERISQLFDSPDAPDLVIHPTAFAAGRQPGQHGNLDVLQSRCPLILSGPGVRRGVFSEAVKQVDIAPTIAHLLRLPLVDGRDITGRTASARGVPPDVYLARQDGRVLDEALDRQAAAPRRAYIFLLDGLHNGELLARLARDDGSLPNLRRLIGRGALYRAGAVSNYPSITWPGHNALGTGAWCGHHGFVNPTFYRRARREIADPQGRQFETERELSHEVDTLYEAVHIRHGQWTGRPGGRGALTAAINEPCNRGAMHASLERRLLGDRERLKALTNELLADVSPRWLEDGQEAVRREAVIDTRGTAQAVLLFSDPEIPPPTFAFHELVLTDGAGHDYGPHSDGARAALDESDRRIGRVLAALDARGLFEETLFIVTSDHGMTAQNLDVSGHQEAWLVEHGVHGIACLRFLYQRDLDVSFEVDGDQLSVTVRDNDADESGERPPLAGAEVVVSRAGGGSEALITGAAGRVTLRGHEAEELHILAEGFNERRFRPDGTEILPDLRAVLYGGRATHE from the coding sequence ATGGCAAGCGCTGCACACGTCTCGGCCCGATCCGCGGCCGCGCCGGTCGGGCCGGAGCAGCCCGGCGGACAGGGGCTCGACCCGAACCAGTTCGCCTCCGGCGATCGGGCGATCATCGCGGCGCTGACCGATCCGGCGATCGCCGATCAGGTCGAGTTCGTGATCACCTACCGGGCGCCGGCGTACGAGGTCTGGTCGAAGCGCGGCATGGTGCACTTCTGCCGTTTCTACGCCGCGGGCGGCGGCTACCGCTACGACGTGATCGAGCAGATCGGCGAGAACCCGATCGCGCGGCAGGAGCACGATGCACTGATCACGCTTGAGGAAGAGTTCGCCGCCGCCGAGCGCTCCGGCTCGCCCGCCGGCGATGGCGCCCAGGCCTTCATCGCCGGTACGGAGCTGAGCTATCCCTTCGCCTACGAGCGCATCAGCCAGCTCTTCGACTCGCCCGACGCGCCGGACCTGGTCATTCATCCCACCGCCTTCGCCGCCGGCCGCCAGCCGGGCCAGCACGGCAACCTCGACGTGCTGCAGTCGCGCTGCCCGCTGATCCTTTCCGGCCCCGGCGTGCGGCGCGGCGTCTTCAGCGAGGCGGTGAAGCAGGTGGACATCGCGCCGACGATCGCGCACCTGCTGCGCCTGCCGCTGGTGGACGGCCGCGACATCACCGGCCGCACCGCTTCCGCGCGCGGCGTGCCTCCCGACGTCTACCTGGCGCGGCAGGACGGCCGCGTGCTGGACGAGGCGCTTGATCGGCAGGCAGCCGCACCGAGGCGAGCCTACATCTTCCTGCTCGACGGCCTGCACAACGGCGAGCTGCTGGCGCGGCTGGCACGCGACGACGGCTCGTTGCCGAACCTGCGCCGGCTGATCGGGCGCGGCGCCCTGTACCGCGCCGGCGCCGTCTCCAACTATCCCAGCATCACCTGGCCGGGTCACAACGCGCTCGGCACGGGCGCCTGGTGCGGTCACCACGGCTTCGTCAACCCGACCTTCTACCGCCGCGCCAGGCGTGAGATCGCCGACCCGCAGGGCCGCCAGTTCGAGACGGAGCGCGAACTGAGCCACGAGGTGGACACGCTGTATGAGGCGGTGCACATCCGCCACGGCCAGTGGACCGGACGTCCCGGCGGCCGTGGCGCCCTCACGGCGGCGATCAACGAGCCCTGCAACCGCGGCGCCATGCACGCCTCGCTCGAACGGCGGCTGCTGGGCGACCGCGAACGGCTGAAGGCGCTTACCAACGAGTTGCTGGCGGATGTCTCGCCGCGCTGGCTTGAAGACGGGCAGGAGGCGGTGCGGCGCGAGGCGGTGATCGACACGCGCGGCACGGCGCAGGCCGTCTTGCTGTTCAGCGACCCCGAGATCCCCCCGCCCACATTCGCCTTCCACGAGCTGGTGCTGACCGACGGCGCCGGCCACGACTACGGCCCGCACAGCGACGGCGCACGCGCCGCCCTGGACGAGAGCGACCGGCGCATCGGCCGCGTGCTGGCGGCGCTGGATGCGCGCGGCCTCTTCGAAGAGACGCTGTTCATCGTCACCAGCGACCACGGCATGACGGCGCAGAATCTCGACGTCTCCGGCCACCAGGAGGCATGGCTGGTGGAGCACGGGGTGCACGGCATCGCCTGCCTGCGCTTCCTCTACCAGCGCGACCTGGACGTCTCGTTCGAGGTGGACGGCGACCAGCTCAGCGTCACCGTGCGCGACAACGACGCGGACGAGTCGGGCGAGCGGCCGCCACTGGCCGGCGCTGAAGTCGTGGTCAGCCGGGCCGGCGGCGGCAGCGAGGCGCTGATCACCGGCGCGGCCGGCCGCGTTACGCTCCGTGGCCACGAAGCCGAGGAGCTCCACATCCTCGCTGAAGGCTTCAACGAACGCCGCTTCCGCCCCGACGGCACGGAGATCCTGCCCGATCTGCGTGCGGTGCTCTACGGCGGCCGGGCGACGCATGAGTGA
- a CDS encoding DUF1059 domain-containing protein encodes MAKIIDCGKVNPASGCGHIIRGETEEEALRLAAEHAKQSHGLEPTPELLAAVKAQMTDA; translated from the coding sequence ATGGCAAAGATCATCGATTGCGGCAAGGTGAACCCGGCCTCCGGCTGCGGCCACATCATCCGCGGCGAAACGGAAGAAGAGGCGCTGCGGCTCGCCGCCGAGCACGCGAAGCAGAGCCACGGCCTCGAGCCGACGCCCGAACTGCTGGCGGCCGTCAAAGCGCAGATGACCGACGCCTGA
- a CDS encoding TetR/AcrR family transcriptional regulator, which yields MTSTATVRESRRDEILVAAIRCFASRGFEGTSTREIAREAGAKQPLLYYHFGSKADLYLAAVLDQLDRLHDGLGAALCNEHSHLRRLRTFVRTYYDHFTIFEPGLTVCLRELSGLPGDLAEQISAAHRRVATGVLQSIIAGGMADGVLRPLDAEACAYAIIGILHGFLRLRLGARQRLGPDAPVQQVLDVYLAGLVADAARDGDR from the coding sequence ATGACCAGCACAGCTACCGTTCGCGAGAGCCGCCGCGACGAGATTCTCGTCGCCGCGATCCGCTGCTTCGCCTCGCGCGGCTTCGAAGGCACTTCGACACGCGAGATCGCGCGCGAGGCGGGCGCCAAGCAGCCGTTGCTCTACTACCACTTCGGCAGCAAGGCCGACCTCTACCTGGCCGCCGTGCTCGACCAGCTCGACCGCCTGCACGATGGGCTCGGGGCGGCGCTCTGCAACGAGCACAGCCATCTGCGGCGGTTGCGCACCTTCGTGCGCACCTACTACGACCACTTCACGATCTTCGAGCCCGGCCTCACCGTCTGCCTGCGCGAGCTCTCCGGCCTGCCCGGCGACCTGGCCGAGCAGATCAGCGCCGCGCACCGCCGGGTGGCCACCGGCGTCTTGCAGAGCATCATCGCCGGCGGCATGGCGGACGGCGTCCTGCGTCCGCTCGACGCCGAGGCCTGCGCCTACGCGATCATCGGCATCCTGCATGGCTTCTTGCGTTTGCGGCTCGGCGCGCGCCAACGGCTGGGCCCGGACGCGCCCGTGCAGCAGGTGCTGGACGTCTACCTCGCGGGGCTGGTTGCAGATGCGGCACGGGACGGCGATCGGTGA